From Nomascus leucogenys isolate Asia chromosome 15, Asia_NLE_v1, whole genome shotgun sequence, a single genomic window includes:
- the CTR9 gene encoding RNA polymerase-associated protein CTR9 homolog, whose protein sequence is MSRGSIEIPLRDTDEVIELDFDQLPEGDEVISILKQEHTQLHIWIALALEYYKQGKTEEFVKLLEAARIDGNLDYRDHEKDQMTCLDTLAAYYVQQARKEKNKDNKKDLITQATLLYTMADKIIMYDQNHLLGRACFCLLEGDKMDQADAQFHFVLNQSPNNIPALLGKACISFNKKDYRGALAYYKKALRTNPGCPAEVRLGMGHCFVKLNKLEKARLAFSRALELNSKCVGALVGLAVLELNNKEADSIKNGVQLLSRAYTIDPSNPMVLNHLANHFFFKKDYSKVQHLALHAFHNTEVEAMQAESCYQLARSFHVQEDYDQAFQYYYQATQFASSSFVLPFFGLGQMYIYRGDKENASQCFEKVLKAYPNNYETMKILGSLYAASEDQEKRDIAKGHLKKVTEQYPDDVEAWIELAQILEQTDIQGALSAYGTATRILQEKVQADVPPEILNNVGALHFRLGNLGEAKKYFLASLDRAKAEAEHDEHYYNAISVTTSYNLARLYEAMCEFHEAEKLYKNILREHPNYVDCYLRLGAMARDKGNFYEASDWFKEALQINQDHPDAWSLIGNLHLAKQEWGPGQKKFERILKQPSTQSDTYSMLALGNVWLQTLHQPTRDREKEKRHQDRALAIYKQVLRNDAKNLYAANGIGAVLAHKGYFREARDVFAQVREATADISDVWLNLAHIYVEQKQYISAVQMYENCLRKFYKHQNTEVVLYLARALFKCGKLQECKQTLLKARHVAPSDTVLMFNVALVLQRLATSVLKDEKSNLKEVLNAVKELELAHRYFSYLSKVGDKMRFDLALAATEARQCSDLLSQAQYHVARARKQDEEERELRAKQEQEKELLRQKLLKEQEEKRLREKEEQKKLLEQRAQYVEKTKNILMFTGETEATKEKKRGGGGGRRSKKGGEFDEFVNDDTDDELPISKKKKRRKGSGSEQEGEDEEGGERKKKKRRRHPKGEEGSDDDETENGPKPKKRRPPRAEKKKAPKPERLPPSMKGKIKSKAIISSSDDSSDEDKLKIADEGHPRNSNSNSDSDEDEQRKKRASSESDSDENQNKSGSEAGSPRRPRRQRSDQDSDSDQPSRKRRPSGSEQSDNESVQSGRSRSGVSENDSRPASPSAESDHESERGSDNEGSGQGSANESELEGSNNEASDRGSEHGSDDSD, encoded by the exons ATGTCGCGGGGCTCCATCGAGATTCCCCTCCGGGACACTGACGAG gtcATTGAACTTGACTTCGATCAGTTACCGGAGGGAGATGAAGTTATCAGTATTCTGAAACAGGAACACACACAACTGCACATATGGATTGCTTTGGCG CTGGAATACTACAAGcaaggaaaaacagaagagttTGTAAAATTGTTGGAAGCAGCACGTATAGATGGCAATTTGGACTATAGAGACCATGAAAAAGACCAGATGACTTGCTTGGATACATTGGCAGCGTATTATGTACAACAGGCtcggaaagaaaagaataaggacAATAAAAAGGATCTTATTACGCAGGCCACCTTGTTGTATACAATGGCCGATAAAATTATTATGTATGATCAg AACCATTTGTTGGGAAGAGCCTGCTTCTGCCTACTTGAGGGTGACAAAATGGATCAAGCTGATGCACAGTTTCATTTTGTACTCAATCAGTCTCCAAATAATATTCCAGCCCTTCTTG GTAAAGCTTGCATTTCTTTCAACAAGAAGGATTACAGAGGAGCTCTTGCTTACTATAAGAAAGCATTGCGTACTAACCCAGGATGTCCAG CGGAAGTTCGTTTAGGAATGGGCCATTGCTTTGTGAAACTTAACAAACTGGAAAAAGCTCGTCTGGCATTCAGCAGAGCCCTGGAACTCAATTCCAAATGCGTGGGAGCATTAGTTGGACTGGCTGTTCTAGAACTCAACAATAAAGAG GCTGATTCCATTAAAAATGGCGTCCAGCTTCTTTCCAGAGCCTATACTATTGATCCTAGTAACCCTATGGTATTGAACCACTTGGCAAATCACTTTTTCTTCAAAAAG GATTACAGTAAAGTCCAGCATCTGGCCCTCCATGCATTCCATAATACAGAAGTGGAAGCTATGCAAGCAGAGAGCTGCTATCAGCTAGCTAGATCATTCCATGTTCAG gAAGATTATGACCAAGCTTTTCAGTACTATTATCAAGCCACACAGTTTGCCTCATCCTCTTTTGTGCTCCCATTTTTTGGTTTGGGACAAATGTATATTTATCGAGGTGACAAAGAAAATGCATCTCAGTGCTTTGAGAAGGTTTTGAAAGCTTATCCTAATAATTATGAAACTATGAAAATTCTCGGCTCTCTCTATGCTGCCTCAGAAGATCAAGAAAAACGAGATATTGCCAAg GGCCATTTGAAGAAGGTCACAGAACAGTATCCCGATGATGTTGAAGCTTGGATTGAATTGGCACAAATCTTAGAACAGACTGATATACAG GGTGCCCTTTCAGCCTATGGAACAGCAACACGAATCCTTCAGGAGAAAGTGCAGGCCGATGTCCCTCCAGAGATTCTCAATAATGTGGGTGCCCTCCATTTTAGACTTGGAAACCTaggggaggctaag aaatattttttggcATCATTGGACCGTGCAAAAGCAGAAGCGGAACACGATGAGCATTACTATAACGCCATTTCCGTTACCACGTCATATAATCTCGCCAGGCTATATGAGGCAATGTGTGAATTCCATGAAGCAGAAAAACTGTATAAAAACATCTTACGCGAACATCCTAATTATGTTGACT gCTATTTGCGCCTAGGAGCCATGGCTAGAGATAAAGGAAACTTTTATGAGGCTTCAGATTGGTTTAAGGAAGCTCTTCAGATTAATCAG GATCATCCAGATGCTTGGTCTTTGATTGGCAATCTTCATTTGGCAAAACAAGAATGGGGTCCCGGACAGAAGAAGTTTGAGAGGATATTAAAGCAGCCATCCACACAGAGTGACACCTATTCTATGCTAGCCCTTGGCAACGTGTGGCTCCAAACTTTACATCAGCCCACCCGAGATCGAGAAAAG GAAAAGCGTCATCAAGATCGTGCTCTGGCCATCTACAAACAAGTACTCAGAAATGATGCAAAGAATCTGTATGCTGCCAATGGCATAG GAGCTGTTTTGGCCCACAAAGGATATTTTCGTGAAGCTCGTGATGTGTTTGCCCAAGTAAGAGAAGCAACAGCAGATATTAGTGATGTGTGGTTGAACTTAGCACACATCTATGTGGAGCAAAAGCAGTACATCAGCGCCGTTCAGATG tatgAAAACTGCCTCCGAAAGTTCTATAAGCACCAAAACACTGAAGTTGTACTCTATTTGGCCCGGGCCCTCTTCAAGTGTGGCAAGTTACAGGAATGCAAACAGACTTTGTTGAAG GCTAGACATGTGGCACCCAGTGATACAGTTCTTATGTTTAATGTGGCCTTGGTCCTGCAAAGATTAGCTACCTCTGTCCTGAAAGATGAAAAAAGTAATCTGAAGGAAGTACTTAATGCTGTGAAAGAACTGGAGCTTGCACACAG ATACTTCAGTTATTTGAGTAAAGTGGGAGATAAAATGAGATTTGATTTGGCCCTTGCTGCTACAGAAGCCAG GCAGTGTTCTGACTTACTGAGCCAGGCCCAGTACCATGTGGCCCGGGCACGCAAACAAGATGAAGAAGAGCGGGAGTTGCGGGCCAAGCAAGAGCAAGAAAAGGAGCTGTTAAGGCAGAAACTTCTTAAAGAACAG GAAGAGAAACGtctcagagaaaaggaagagcaaaagaaactttTGGAACAGCGGGCCCAGTATGTGGAAAAGACCAAAAATATTCTTATGTTTACTGGTGAGACTGAAgcaacaaaagagaagaaaagaggtggtggtggtggacgG CGTTCTAAGAAGGGAGGAGAGTTTGATGAATTTGTCAATGATGACACTGATGATGAGCTCCCTATAtccaaaaagaagaagagaagaaagggtaGTGGCAGTGAACAAGAAGGTGAAGATGAGGAGGGtggtgagagaaagaagaaaaagaggagaag ACATCCGAAGGGAGAAGAAGGATCTGATGATGATGAAACAGAAAATGGCCCCAAACCGAAAAAACGACGTCCACCaagagcagagaagaaaaaggCT CCCAAGCCAGAACGTCTGCCTCCATcaatgaagggaaaaataaaatccaaagccATAATTTCATCAAGTGATGACTCTTCGGATGAGGATAAACTTAAAATTGCTGATGAAGG ACATCCGAggaacagcaacagcaacagtgACTCAGACGAGGACGAACAACGAAAGAAACGTGCCTCATCAGAGAGTGATTCCGATGAGAACCAGAACAAGTCTGGCAGCGAGGCTGGCAGTCCCCGGAGGCCACGAAGACAGCGCTCAGATCAGGACTCAGACAGTGACCAGCCATCCAGAAAGAGAAGGCCCTCCGGTTCTGAGCAGTCTGACAATGAATCTGTGCAGTCAGGGAGAAGCCGCTCAGGAGTTTCTGAGAACGACTCTCGCCCAGCTTCTCCAAGTGCCGAATCAGATCACGAATCAGAGAGAGGATCTGATAATGAGGGTTCTGGCCAAGGCTCTGCAAATGAATCGGAACTAGAGGGATCCAACAATGAAGCCTCAGATAGAGGCTCAGAACATGGGTCAGATGATAGTGACTAG